The following DNA comes from Streptococcus pasteurianus.
GCAAATGGCTCTTCATCTGATGCTGGACGTTCTTCTTCTTCGTCTGTATCTGGGTTAACACCCTTGATTGCAGGGATGTCAAGTGGACTTGGAAGGTAGTCAATAACTGCATCAAGCATCATTTGAACACCTTTGTTTTTGAAAGCAGAACCACAAAGAACTGGGAAGAATTCAACGTTGATAGTTGCTTTACGGATAGCAGCTTTCAATTCAGCTTCAGTGATTTCTTCACCTTCAAGATATTTCATCATCAATTCTTCATCAGTTTCAGCAACTGCTTCGATCAATTTTTCACGATATTCGTTAGCTTGATCTACGTATTCAGCTGGAATATCTTCTTCAAGAATATCTGTACCAAGGTCATTAGTATAGATTTCAGCTTTCATTTTAACCAAGTCAATGATGCCGTTGAAGCTATCTTCAGAACCGATTGGCAATTGAATTGGGTGAGCGTTAGCTTGAAGACGATCGTGAAGTGTGCTTACTGAGTAAAGGAAATCAGCACCGATTTTGTCCATTTTGTTTGAGAATACGATACGAGGAACACCGTATTCAGTAGCTTGGCGCCAAACTGTTTCAGTTTGAGGTTCTACACCTGATTGTGAGTCAAGAACTGTTACCGCACCATCAAGAACACGAAGAGAACGTTGTACTTCAATTGTGAAGTCCACGTGCCCTGGTGTGTCGATAATGTTTACACGGTAGTCTTTCCATTGTGCAGTTGTAGCGGCAGATGTGATTGTGATACCACGTTCTTGCTCTTGTTCCATCCAGTCCATTTGTGAAGCACCTTCGTGTGTTTCACCGATTTTATGGATTTTACCAGTATAGTAAAGAATACGCTCAGTTGTTGTTGTTTTACCAGCATCGACGTGAGCCATGATACCAATGTTACGAGTTTTTTCAAGTGAAAATTCGCGAGCCATTTTTTTCTCCTATTATAAATTTAATTTACTACTCTATTATAGCATATTTTTAGAACGGATAGGCAGGACCTACCCGTTCTAAACATGCTTTATTAAATTTGATACATGTCAGTAAGCAAAACACTTACTAAACACAGCCTGAACACCCGTAGTAAAAAGCTTTAATTGTATTCGAAGCTTTGTATCTGTATATCGCAGATTACCAGCGGAAGTGTGCGAATGCACGGTTTGCTTCTGCCATACGGTGTGTGTCTTCGCGTTTTTTAACTGAAGCACCAGTGTTGTTAGCAGCATCCAAGATTTCTTTTGCAAGACGATCTTTCATAGTGTGTTCACCACGAGCACGTGATGCAGTTACCAACCAACGAAGTCCAAGAGTTGTACGACGTTCTGGACGAACTTCAACTGGGACTTGGTAGTTAGAACCACCAACACGACGAGCACGTACTTCAAGAACAGGCATGATATTTTCCATAGCTGTTTCGAATACTTCAAGTGCATCGTTTCCAGTAGCTTCTTTGATTTGTTCAAATGCATCATAAACGATTGATGCAGCTGTACCACGTTTACCATCAAGCATAACACGGTTGATAAGACGTGTTACAAGTTGTGAATTGTACAATGGATCTGGCAATACTTCGCGTTTAGGCGCTCTATTTTTACGACTCATTTTTTCTTATCCCCCTTCTATTATCCTTTAGGACGTTTAGCACCGTATTTAGAACGGCTTTGTTTACGATCAGCAACACCTGCAGTATCAAGTGCACCACGAACGATGTGGTAACGTACCCCTGGAAGGTCTTTTACACGTCCACCACGGATAAGAACAACACTGTGTTCTTGAAGGTTGTGTCCGATACCTGGGATGTATGCAGTAACTTCAATAAGGTTGCTCAAACGTACACGAGCAAATTTACGAAGGGCTGAGTTAGGTTTTTTAGGTGTCATTGTTCCAACACGAGTTGCAACACCACGTTTTTGTGGTGAAGATACGTTAGTTTGAACTTTTTTGTGGCTGTTGTAACCAACGTTAAGTGCTGGTGATTTAGATTTTTCAACTTTAGATTTACGTGGTTTACGTACCAACTGGTTGATTGTAGGCATCTACTTTTCTCCTGTAAGATTTTTTATTTTGGTTGATAAGGTACTTGGTGACAGTCCTTATCTAAAATGTGTACTTTGCAACATTTGTCAGCACGTCTCTGTACACTCTGGAGAGACCAAAAGTAAAAAGTACCGTTCATTATGATAACATAACTTTCACCGTCTGTCAAATGATTTAGTCGTATTTTATAGCTTTTATAAAATTTTTGGTAGCTACTAAATTCGTTATAGTCCCAAAAAAGATTAAACGTTCTTGAACAATATAACTTTTAAAGAAAAAGGGGAACTCCCTCTCTTAATCGAAAATATTACCAATTTCTACTTTGACATGGTTGTTTTTAACATCAATTTCTGAAACTTTTAGAAGTGATTTGTAAGTCATTCGGTCACGTTTTTCTTGGGCATTTTCAGCAAAGACTGCGACACCTACAAGAGTACTATCGAATTCCTTCAAGAGACTGACCATACCAGAAATCGTTCCCCCACCTTTAAGGAAGTCGTCAACAATCAAGACACGACTATTCGGTTTCAAGCTGCGTTTAGACAAGAACATCTTTTCAATACGGTCACTTGAGCCACTTGCATAATTGACAGAAACGGTTGAACCTTCCGTAATTTTAAGGTCACGTCGAACGATGACAAATGGAACATTCAAGATATTTGCAACGGCATTTGCCAAAGGCACACCTTTGGTTGCTACTGTCATAACCGCATCAATTTTATTTCCCTTGAAAGCATTAGCAATGATACGTCCAACACTTTGTAAAATTTTAGGGGTACTTAATAAATCTGATAAGTAGATATAACCTCCAGGAAGAATACGATTGCTTTCTGAAAGGCGGTCACGTAATTCTTCGATGACTGCTTTAGCTTCTTCATCAGAGATTCCTGGTGTAAAAATGACACCTCCGCTCGCCCCTGTAACTGTTTCAATTTCGCCGATTCCTGATTCTTCAAAAGCTTTTTTGATAATGGCGATATCTTCAGAGATTGAAGATTTTGCTGCTTCATATTTTTCAGCAAATGTGTTTAAACTTGTCAATTTATAGGGGTTGTTAATCAAATAGTTGGAGATGACAACCATGCGTTCACTACGTCGTAATTTCATAATTTCTCCATTTTCATATCTGTTTTTTGTCATTATATCATAAGAAGGTGAAAAAAACGAACATTTTAATAAAAAATGTCCATTTTTTTGTGCTTTTCCCTAATGTAAAGAGGTCTTCGAGTGAGTAATGTTAAAATATTCTACTTCTTATTGCCTCTTATAATTTTGGTTTATAGAATGAACGATTATCCATTGCAAAAATACGATTTGTCATTTCGCCCTCGTCAATACGACTCAATGCCGTTGTCATCATCATCATTTCGGCGTCGATATTATCAATAATATGAATAATCTCTGCTTCCATCACACGTGGACGAACTGGGCTGCCGTATTCAAGCAAGCCATGATGACTTAGGATAACATGGCGTAAAATGATAACATCTTCTTTGGTGTCATCAATGTTTAATTCTGTGAGAACTTTTGTGATTTCTTCATCAATCAAAGCAATGTGACCGATTAAATTGCCACGTACAGTGTATTCGGTATTGTCTGGACCAGTTAACTCAATAACTTTCGCCAAGTCATGAAGCATGATACCAGCGTAAAGCAAACTTTTGTTGAGTTGTGGATAGATATCACCAATTGCATCCGCTAAACGCACCATGGTTGCTGTATGATAGGCTAATCCAGATTTAAAAGCATGGTGATTTGTCTTAGCTGCAGGATAAGTGAAAAATTCCTTGTCGTATTTGCGATAAAGCGCACGAACAACACGTTGCCAAACAGCATTTTCAATTTTGAACATCATTTGCTCAAGATAATCTTTGACATCAACAACGTCGACTGGTGATTTTTCTCGGAAGTCACTTGGGTCGTTTGGCTCACCCTCACGTGGATTACGAAGGGTAATTTGATTGACTTGAGGTGTTCCATTATAGACCTCACGACGACCTTTCATGTATACTACTTTGCCAGCGACAAATTCTTCAACATTATAGGGTTGAGCATCCCAAAGATTACCAGAAATTTCACCAGTATCATCTTGGAAAGTAAAGGCAATATAATCCTTGCCCGCTCTCGTCTTACGAATCTCTGCGGATTTTATTAAGTAGAACCCTTCAAAGAGTTCATCTTTTTTCATTTGATTAATTTTCATGATTTTCCTCATCTTCTAATGGTGGGAGGTTAAGTAAACTTGCCGTTGCTTGGTCTTGATAAGATTCAACAGTATTTAAAGCTCGGATAATCGCATTTGTCCTTGTGTAAATGAGACTATCCAAAGTATTATTAGCGGTATTGATTTGTTTTTGAGCTTTAACCAACATATTGCCAAATTTTTCAAATTCTACCTTAACATTTCCTAAAACTTTGCTAATATCGTTTGCATTTTTCTGAATATTGAGAGTTTTAAAGCCGACAGCAAGCGAATTTAATAGAGCTGATAAGGTTGACGGTCCTGCTACGACAATATTTTCATCACGTCGCAAGCTATCAAAGAAACTAGCATTACGAACCACTTCTGAATACAAACCTTCTGTTGGTAAAAACATAATTCCAAAATTAGTTGTCTCAGGTGGATTGAGGTATTTTTTATTAATATCTTTAGCAAAGCGTTTGATGCTGTTAAGAAGCGACTTGCGGTAAAGCTCAACTTGTTCTTTGTCACCACTTTCGTAAGCATCTTCCAAGCGATAGTAATCTTCCAATGGGAATTTCGAATCAATTGGCAAATAAACATAGCCATCATCATCTGTTCCTGGAAGCTTTATGGCGTATTCAACACGCTCACTAGAGCCTGAAATGGTCGGAAATTCTCGTTCGTATTGGTTAGGCGTCATAATATCTTCGATAATTTGCCCCAGTTGTAACTCACCAAGAATGCCACGTGTCTTAGTATTTGAAAGCACTTTGTTTAAGGTGCCAACATCTTGTGCGACATTTTTCATCTCACCCAAGCCTTGATTGACAGACTCTAGTTGCTTAGAAACTGTCTCAAATGAGGCTTTCAAACGATTTTGCAAGGTTTGTTCGAGTTTTTCTTCAACTGTTTGACGCATTTCTTCCAAACGTTTTTCGTTTGATTCTTGCATTTCTTTGACAGAATTTGTTAAATTGCGGTTGATGATTTCTAAACGCTGGTCAGAACGGTCACGATTTTCATTCAAACTTTGATGAAGAACATCGCGAAGATCATTTAATTGTGTGTATAAATCATTTTGCAAACGATTTATCTGATTATTCAACGCTAAAACTTGGTCTTTTTGCGCTAAATCAAGCTGATATGAGACTTGGTCAGATAAATTATCAGCGTTGTCGTCCATTTTTTGTGAAACATCTTCTGTCAGCTTTGCCATTTTCAGCAAAAGATAAATTAACAAAACGACACTAAGAAGTCCTAATAATAATGTAATAATTAACATTTTACCTATCCTTACTTTGAATAACGATAAGATAGTCTGATTTTAAGTTAACTGTAATTGGTTGGTCAAGAAATTCATTGCTTGAATAGATTTTTTTCTTGAAAAAATTACTGGCGTCAAGCTCGTATTTGGCACCTTTAATGGTCAAATCAGCGTCACCATCAGCCATAAAGGAAACGTAAATCATTTCTTTTTCTGGCAAAACTTGATTAGAACCTGCAGGATAAAACTGCACGGTATTTTGCTCATCGCGTAGGGTTATCTGACGCATGAAGGGTGCTAATTCTGGGTCGCTTGGTAGAAAAAGATTAGACATCATGTGGTCAATACGACCGCCAAAAGCGCCGAAAATCGTCACTTGTGCTTGTGGGTATTTTGAGAAAATCGCCTTTAGGGCTAACTCTGTATCCGTGTCGTTTTTTTCTGGAGCAGCCTTGATGAAATCGCCAGCTTTTTCTTGAATCATTTGTAATTCTTCTTTGCTGACAGAATCAAAATCTCCCACTGCCAAATCTAAAGGTAATTGATTTTTTAATAGGAAAAGACTACCACGGTCAACACCTACAAAAAGCTCAAAATCAGTCGAAAAACCTGACAAACGACCGCCAGTAAAGACAGCTATCTTAGTCATCTAACGCCACACGCAATGTTTCTACTTGTGCAGCTAAATCACTTGCTTTGAAGAGATATGAACCAGCAACAAAGACATTCGCTCCAGCATCATAACAAGCTTTGATAGTCTTATTATCAACGCCACCGTCAACTTCGATGTCAAAATCATAGCCTTTTTCATCGCGGAGTTGAGCAACTTTTGCCACTTTTTCAAGCGTTTCAGGAATGAAGGCTTGTCCACCAAATCCTGGGTTGACTGTCATGATAAGCACTTGGTCAACCAAACTCAAGACAGATTCAATAGCTGAAACTGGTGTTCCTGGGTTGATAACAACACCTGCTTTCATGCCTGCAGCTTTAATTTTTTGCAAAGCACCATGAATATGAAGAGTTGACTCCGCATGAATTGTCATAATATCTGCACCAGCTTGCGCAAATGCGTCAACATAACGTTCTGGATTAACCACCATAAGGTGACAATCAAAAACGAGTTTGCTGTGTTTACGCATGCTAGCCACGACATCTGCACCAAAACTGATATTTGGTACAAACTGCCCATCCATAATGTCGATATGAACATATTCTGCACTTGTTTCTTCGATACGTTTTAATTCTGAAGCGAAATTTGCATAATCAGCTGCTAAAATTGATGGTGCGATTTTATTGTTTGACATAAGTACCTACTTTCTTTTTATAACTTTCTTATACGTTTCACGACGGTTTTCAATTTCACTGAGAAATTGGAGATAATTATCATACCGTGACTGCCAAAGGTCGCCTGATTCCAAGGCTTCCTTAACCGCACATGATGGCTCATGCGTATGCGTACAGGAACGGAATTTGCAGTAATGACTAAAGTGCCTTAGCTCTGGAAAAGATTCGTTGAGATCTTCGGCATTCGTAATTTCATAATCAAGCGATGAAAATCCTGGCGTATCTGCTATTTTCCCACCATTAACATTGTAAAAACTAACTGCACGAGTGGTATGGCGACCACGTCCAAGACTATCCGAAATTTCACCTGTTTCTAACTTGAGTTCTGGAGCAATTTTATTTAACAATGTTGATTTACCAACACCTGTTTGCCCCATGAAAACAGTCACTTTGTCGGTCAATAGCGGAAACAATTCTTCCAAAGACGTGCAAAATTGATAACCGATTTCTTGATATTGTCTTTGAATTGTCCTTATCTCATCAGGAGTTGTCACTAAATCCATTTTTGAAATATAAACAATCGGTTCTATCGCCTTATGCTCTAATAAGACCAAAAAACGATCCAACAAATTGGCATTAAAGTCTGGTTCTTTGGCTGACATGATGACAACCGCTTGGTCAATGTTGACAATCGGTGGTCGAACCAAACTATTCTTTCGGTCATGAATCGCTAAAATGTAGCCCTCTGAATGGTCATCTGCTGAAAATTCAACAAAATCGCCAACATAAGGTGTTTGACCTTTTTTTCTAAAATTGCCACGCGCACGTGTCTGATAAATGACTCCGTCAGATTCAACATAGTAAAAACCTGCTAGAGACTTGATAATTCTACCTTGCAAATGTACTTCCTTTTTATAATTGATAGTCTCATTATAGCAAAAAATGCCCTTTTATTCAGTACCTAGCTCAAAAGATTTCTTATGTTTGTCTTTTTTGATTAAAAGTCGTATAATGACTTTGTCTTTTGCGGAAATGGTGGAACGGCAGACACGCATGCTTCAGGCGCATGTGCCCAGTATGGGCGTGAGGATTCAACTCCCTTTTTCCGCATGGTATTTTGAGCAACATTATCATTTGACATCAAACAACGCTTAAATACGACATTTGGAAAGGTGGCTCAGCTTGGTACGGCACCAGACTCGAAATCTGGCAAGTGGATGTTATTCACACGCGGGTTCAAATCCCGTCCTTTCCTTACAATAACAAATAAAGCCAACTTCAACAGAAGTTGACTTTCTCATTTTTAAAGAGTACGTTTTTAAACGTTAAGGTTTTAAAAATGCCCTATTGAGCATTGAATAACACAAGTTTTTTAAAAATATTCACAATAAGATCAGCAGCTACTGATGATAGGATAATACTTATAAGAGCTCCACTCCATAAACTATCCAAAAGAAATGGTGACGTATTTTTGTTACCATGTTTTTTTCTGTTGTCAAACAATTTGTAAGCTGTAAATAATTGATAACCAGCTAACAATAAACAAGCAATACCAGCTAAAACTTCCAACATAAAATACCTCTTTTCATTCGGAATTTGTTTATCGTGTATTCAAATAAAGTATATACCTTAAAAGATGATGCAAGTTTTTTGTTAAATTATCAGAAAAAACATAGTGTTTCTAATGCATCAATTTTCAAAATTTATCTAAAGAGGTGATTTGAGCTGCTTGTTTCAATGGGTAGCTTGCCATATTCTTGATGAAATTCAATAACTGTTGCTAAGCCAATACTACGATTATCACCTTTGCTTGAATAGCCTTTTTGATAAACGGTATCAATCGGAATACTATCTTCTTTGGTTGAATTTTCAATCATAAAAACAAAGTTATCATCTTGATAAAAATTCGCTACGGATATTTTAGGAACATCTGATAATACTGCGGCTTCAATCCTATTATCAAACAGAATAGCAAGGTTATGAATGTAGGTAATACGTGGAATTTCGAAACAATCCATAACTGTCCGATAGCATTGATTTTTGTGGAAAATAGCGCTACTAATGAATAAGACACCGTCCTAAGCAAAATATCCCCTACTGCAACTGGAAAAAAACCATAAAAATATGATACCTTGGTAGCAAGAACCTATCATGACGGTAAGATAAAGTGATAAACCACAACAACACCACAATATTTTTAATCATGACAATTTTGAAACTGTCCATATCCGAAAAGCACAAAAGCATGACAACCGTAAAGCCTAATGCAAGAATTGGCAACACCAAAACAGATACTAGCCATTCCCAAACGGCAAGGTCGGTGCTTGGTGATGCTCTTAGACAGGATAGCATACCCTAAAAACGTGACAAAGGTTTCTAAAAACGCAATTAAACTCCTTAAGTCCAAAACTTCTCCACTCTAACTTTCTAGTTTAATTTTCAATTCTTTCATGGATTTTTTGGAAACGTAACAAGATTTTCCACCTACACAATAAACAATCCCTTCTTTTTTATCCAAACTGACGCCATTATCAGGATTAATCAGATAGGATTTTTGGCATTGAAATAGCTTATGATTTGCATTTTTAACTTCTCTGATTGTTCCGTAAAAATTACGC
Coding sequences within:
- the rpsG gene encoding 30S ribosomal protein S7 encodes the protein MSRKNRAPKREVLPDPLYNSQLVTRLINRVMLDGKRGTAASIVYDAFEQIKEATGNDALEVFETAMENIMPVLEVRARRVGGSNYQVPVEVRPERRTTLGLRWLVTASRARGEHTMKDRLAKEILDAANNTGASVKKREDTHRMAEANRAFAHFRW
- the rpsL gene encoding 30S ribosomal protein S12; protein product: MPTINQLVRKPRKSKVEKSKSPALNVGYNSHKKVQTNVSSPQKRGVATRVGTMTPKKPNSALRKFARVRLSNLIEVTAYIPGIGHNLQEHSVVLIRGGRVKDLPGVRYHIVRGALDTAGVADRKQSRSKYGAKRPKG
- the purR gene encoding pur operon repressor, encoding MKLRRSERMVVISNYLINNPYKLTSLNTFAEKYEAAKSSISEDIAIIKKAFEESGIGEIETVTGASGGVIFTPGISDEEAKAVIEELRDRLSESNRILPGGYIYLSDLLSTPKILQSVGRIIANAFKGNKIDAVMTVATKGVPLANAVANILNVPFVIVRRDLKITEGSTVSVNYASGSSDRIEKMFLSKRSLKPNSRVLIVDDFLKGGGTISGMVSLLKEFDSTLVGVAVFAENAQEKRDRMTYKSLLKVSEIDVKNNHVKVEIGNIFD
- a CDS encoding 3'-5' exoribonuclease YhaM family protein — protein: MKINQMKKDELFEGFYLIKSAEIRKTRAGKDYIAFTFQDDTGEISGNLWDAQPYNVEEFVAGKVVYMKGRREVYNGTPQVNQITLRNPREGEPNDPSDFREKSPVDVVDVKDYLEQMMFKIENAVWQRVVRALYRKYDKEFFTYPAAKTNHHAFKSGLAYHTATMVRLADAIGDIYPQLNKSLLYAGIMLHDLAKVIELTGPDNTEYTVRGNLIGHIALIDEEITKVLTELNIDDTKEDVIILRHVILSHHGLLEYGSPVRPRVMEAEIIHIIDNIDAEMMMMTTALSRIDEGEMTNRIFAMDNRSFYKPKL
- the rmuC gene encoding DNA recombination protein RmuC encodes the protein MLIITLLLGLLSVVLLIYLLLKMAKLTEDVSQKMDDNADNLSDQVSYQLDLAQKDQVLALNNQINRLQNDLYTQLNDLRDVLHQSLNENRDRSDQRLEIINRNLTNSVKEMQESNEKRLEEMRQTVEEKLEQTLQNRLKASFETVSKQLESVNQGLGEMKNVAQDVGTLNKVLSNTKTRGILGELQLGQIIEDIMTPNQYEREFPTISGSSERVEYAIKLPGTDDDGYVYLPIDSKFPLEDYYRLEDAYESGDKEQVELYRKSLLNSIKRFAKDINKKYLNPPETTNFGIMFLPTEGLYSEVVRNASFFDSLRRDENIVVAGPSTLSALLNSLAVGFKTLNIQKNANDISKVLGNVKVEFEKFGNMLVKAQKQINTANNTLDSLIYTRTNAIIRALNTVESYQDQATASLLNLPPLEDEENHEN
- a CDS encoding thiamine diphosphokinase, which produces MTKIAVFTGGRLSGFSTDFELFVGVDRGSLFLLKNQLPLDLAVGDFDSVSKEELQMIQEKAGDFIKAAPEKNDTDTELALKAIFSKYPQAQVTIFGAFGGRIDHMMSNLFLPSDPELAPFMRQITLRDEQNTVQFYPAGSNQVLPEKEMIYVSFMADGDADLTIKGAKYELDASNFFKKKIYSSNEFLDQPITVNLKSDYLIVIQSKDR
- the rpe gene encoding ribulose-phosphate 3-epimerase; the protein is MSNNKIAPSILAADYANFASELKRIEETSAEYVHIDIMDGQFVPNISFGADVVASMRKHSKLVFDCHLMVVNPERYVDAFAQAGADIMTIHAESTLHIHGALQKIKAAGMKAGVVINPGTPVSAIESVLSLVDQVLIMTVNPGFGGQAFIPETLEKVAKVAQLRDEKGYDFDIEVDGGVDNKTIKACYDAGANVFVAGSYLFKASDLAAQVETLRVALDD
- the rsgA gene encoding ribosome small subunit-dependent GTPase A yields the protein MQGRIIKSLAGFYYVESDGVIYQTRARGNFRKKGQTPYVGDFVEFSADDHSEGYILAIHDRKNSLVRPPIVNIDQAVVIMSAKEPDFNANLLDRFLVLLEHKAIEPIVYISKMDLVTTPDEIRTIQRQYQEIGYQFCTSLEELFPLLTDKVTVFMGQTGVGKSTLLNKIAPELKLETGEISDSLGRGRHTTRAVSFYNVNGGKIADTPGFSSLDYEITNAEDLNESFPELRHFSHYCKFRSCTHTHEPSCAVKEALESGDLWQSRYDNYLQFLSEIENRRETYKKVIKRK
- a CDS encoding GHKL domain-containing protein, with the protein product MDCFEIPRITYIHNLAILFDNRIEAAVLSDVPKISVANFYQDDNFVFMIENSTKEDSIPIDTVYQKGYSSKGDNRSIGLATVIEFHQEYGKLPIETSSSNHLFR
- a CDS encoding LytTR family transcriptional regulator DNA-binding domain-containing protein, producing the protein MLVTWTGQRNFYGTIREVKNANHKLFQCQKSYLINPDNGVSLDKKEGIVYCVGGKSCYVSKKSMKELKIKLES